The following coding sequences are from one Arachis hypogaea cultivar Tifrunner chromosome 7, arahy.Tifrunner.gnm2.J5K5, whole genome shotgun sequence window:
- the LOC112703263 gene encoding MADS-box protein AGL24 isoform X2 encodes MVRQKIKIKKIDNITARQVTFSKRRRGIFKKAQELSVLCDAEVALIIFSATGRLFEYASSSMKDITARYAQHTHEISRSERPLELQLENVNNDELRKEVADKTHQLRQMKGEDFQGMNLQDLLQLEKALQTGLNRVIETKCSAMIYNILFTFRKSGSWMTSQHSRKRFVIIWWVKDYFDIFWTKF; translated from the exons ATGGTGAGGCAAAAGATCAAGATAAAGAAGATAGACAACATAACAGCAAGACAAGTAACGTTTTCAAAGAGGAGAAGAGGGATCTTCAAGAAAGCACAAGAACTTTCTGTGCTTTGTGATGCTGAGGTTGCTCTCATCATTTTCTCTGCCACTGGGAGGCTCTTTGAATATGCTAGCTCCag TATGAAGGACATAACTGCAAGGTATGCTCAGCATACACATGAGATAAGTAGATCAGAAAGACCTCTTGAACTGCAG CTGGAGAATGTCAATAACGATGAATTACGTAAGGAAGTTGCTGATAAAACTCACCAACTAAG GCAGATGAAAGGTGAAGATTTTCAAGGGATGAACCTACAAGACTTGCTACAACTGGAGAAAGCACTTCAAACAGGATTAAATCGCGTGATTGAGACAAAG TGTAGTGCAATGATATACAATATATTATTTACATTTAGGAAAAGCGGATCATGGATGACATCGCAGCACTCCAGAAAAAGGTTTGTAATAATTTGGTGGGTAAAggattattttgatattttttggactaaattttaa
- the LOC112703263 gene encoding MADS-box protein AGL24 isoform X1 has translation MVRQKIKIKKIDNITARQVTFSKRRRGIFKKAQELSVLCDAEVALIIFSATGRLFEYASSSMKDITARYAQHTHEISRSERPLELQLENVNNDELRKEVADKTHQLRQMKGEDFQGMNLQDLLQLEKALQTGLNRVIETKEKRIMDDIAALQKKGDELEQENKKLKQKMDIGMQEVVSSESLNNACSCISSAAPSSLEDHSSDTSLKLGLPFPN, from the exons ATGGTGAGGCAAAAGATCAAGATAAAGAAGATAGACAACATAACAGCAAGACAAGTAACGTTTTCAAAGAGGAGAAGAGGGATCTTCAAGAAAGCACAAGAACTTTCTGTGCTTTGTGATGCTGAGGTTGCTCTCATCATTTTCTCTGCCACTGGGAGGCTCTTTGAATATGCTAGCTCCag TATGAAGGACATAACTGCAAGGTATGCTCAGCATACACATGAGATAAGTAGATCAGAAAGACCTCTTGAACTGCAG CTGGAGAATGTCAATAACGATGAATTACGTAAGGAAGTTGCTGATAAAACTCACCAACTAAG GCAGATGAAAGGTGAAGATTTTCAAGGGATGAACCTACAAGACTTGCTACAACTGGAGAAAGCACTTCAAACAGGATTAAATCGCGTGATTGAGACAAAG GAAAAGCGGATCATGGATGACATCGCAGCACTCCAGAAAAAG GGAGACGAATTAGAACAAGAGAACAAGAAGTTAAAGCAAAAG ATGGATATTGGCATGCAAGAAGTGGTGTCATCGGAGTCACTAAATAATGCATGCAGCTGCATCAGTAGTGCCGCTCCTTCTTCTCTTGAAGATCATTCCTCTGACACATCTCTTAAGTTAGG GTTGCCCTTCCCTAATTGA